One Drechmeria coniospora strain ARSEF 6962 chromosome 01, whole genome shotgun sequence genomic region harbors:
- a CDS encoding amino-acid permease inda1 — translation MEKHEKGGLECSASHGDDVEATQPPTGTEFSLAGQHDELARGLKSRHIQFLALGGAIGTGLFVGSGGILSSTGPAPLFMAYLSMMLIVWVVMNNLAEMVVYLPLRGITVPYFVGRFVDPSLSFACGWNYWYAYAILVGAEASAAGIVIEYWQLPVNIAVWITVVLAVMLLLNIVAVGYFGEAEFWFASIKLITICGLIILGIVIFFGGAPRQDGVLGFHYWNAPGAFVQFKDVPGGAGRFLGYWHAFVKAGFAFITSPELIAIAAGEAVAPRRNIPKAARRFVWRLAVFYGLSSLIIGILVPSDEPTLLGKANASASPFVIGITRVGIPALNHIINAAILTSAWSAGNSFLYSGSRVLYSMSLTGQAPACFAATNRNGVPYLAVLFTWSIGLLAYLNVSNTGAVVFNWFVSISTTSGFIAWIAVMVTYLRFRRAMEFNRLLDALPYRTALQPYATYAAVVVVLLLTLTNGFHTFMPSFAVKDFVASYVTLPIFLGLYLGHKLWFRTPLCIPVDQIDAISGKKEMDELEATDKERVPRNWMQKMWYWVA, via the coding sequence ATGGAGAAGCACGAGAAAGGCGGGCTCGAGTGCTCGGCgagccatggcgacgacgtcgaggcgacccagccgccgacgggcaCCGAGTTCagcctcgccggccagcacgacgagctcgcccgcGGCCTCAAGAGCCGGCACATCCagttcctcgccctcggcggcgccatcggcacgggcctcttcgtcggctCGGGCGGCATCCTCAGCAGCACGGGCCCGGCGCCCCTCTTCATGGCCTACCTGTCCATGATGCTCATCGTCTGGGTCGTCATGAACAACCTCGCCGAGATGGTCGTCTACCTGCCCCTGCGCGGCATCACGGTGCCCTACTTTgtcggccgcttcgtcgaccCGAGTCTGTCCTTTGCCTGCGGCTGGAACTACTGGTACGCCtacgccatcctcgtcggcgccgaggcctcggccgccggcatcgtcatcgagtACTGGCAACTGCCCGTCAACATCGCCGTCTGGATCaccgtcgtgctcgccgtcatgcTGCTGCTCaacatcgtcgccgtcggctactttggcgaggccgagttTTGGTTCGCCAGCATCAAGCTCATCACCATCTGCGGCCtcatcatcctcggcatcgtcatcttcttcggcggcgcgccCCGCCaggacggcgtcctcggcttcCACTACTGGAACGCGCCCGGCGCCTTCGTCCAGTTCAAGGACGtgcccggcggcgccggccgcttCCTCGGCTACTGGCACGCCTTTGTCAAGGCCGGCTTCGCCTTCATCACGTCGCCcgagctcatcgccatcgccgccggcgaggcggtgGCGCCGCGCCGCAACATCCCCAAGGCGGCTCGCCGCTTCGTCTGgcgcctcgccgtcttctACGGCCTCTCGTCgctcatcatcggcatcctcgtGCCCTCGGACGAGCCGACGCTGCTCGGCAAGGCCAACGCGAGCGCCTCGCCCTTTGTCATCGGCATCACGCGCGTCGGCATCCCCGCCCTCAACCACATCATCAACGCCGCCATCCTCACGTCGGCCTGGTCGGCCGGCAACTCGTTCCTCTACTCGGGCAGCCGCGTCCTGTACTCCATGTCCCTCACGGGCCAGGCGCCCGCCTGCTTCGCCGCGACGAACCGCAACGGCGTGCCctacctcgccgtcctcttcaCCTGGTCCATCGGCCTGCTGGCCTACCTCAACGTGTCCAAcacgggcgccgtcgtcttcaaCTGGTTCGTcagcatctcgacgacgtcgggctTCATCGCCTGGATCGCCGTCATGGTCACCTACCTGCGCTTCCGCCGCGCCATGGAGTTCAACCGACTGCTCGACGCCCTGCCCTACAGGACGGCGCTGCAGCCGTACGCGACGtacgcggccgtcgtcgtcgtgctcctGCTCACCCTCACCAACGGCTTCCACACCTTTATGCCCTCGTTTGCCGTCAAGGACTTTGTCGCCTCGTACGTCACCCTGCccatcttcctcggcctctACCTCGGCCACAAGCTGTGGTTCCGCACGCCGCTCTGCATTCCCGTCGACCAGATCGACGCCATCTCCGGCAAGAAGGagatggacgagctcgaggcgacggACAAGGAACGCGTGCCGAGGAACTGGATGCAGAAGATGTGGTACTGGGTCGcctga